From Anaerohalosphaera lusitana, one genomic window encodes:
- a CDS encoding prepilin-type N-terminal cleavage/methylation domain-containing protein, with amino-acid sequence MKKSAFTLIELLVVIAIIALLLAIMMPALGIVKQKAQGVVCLARLKNLSIGYQTYAVENGGKLPNANTPRPNDPYYNTAWVVAPQTEDEVDKSGGSTVEEKINGIERGVLWDFIKDADAYHCVGDQRYKKPSEHGSYGGMGGFRSYSIPGGLNGGDANWVYKRLSQIKKPSSIYAFVEEAEPRGYNLNWWALPRTGDKWTDPIAIWHNEKSALGFVDGHAEMHNWKDKTTLEMGWNQTIHKYVDPEKDGEIEDLRYMQEHYPYKG; translated from the coding sequence ATGAAGAAATCCGCTTTCACCCTCATTGAACTGCTCGTAGTAATCGCCATCATCGCATTGCTCCTCGCCATAATGATGCCAGCCCTCGGCATAGTAAAGCAAAAGGCCCAGGGCGTCGTCTGCCTGGCAAGACTTAAGAACCTTTCCATTGGTTACCAAACCTATGCGGTTGAAAACGGTGGCAAATTGCCCAACGCCAACACACCCCGACCAAACGATCCTTACTATAATACCGCCTGGGTTGTGGCTCCGCAGACGGAGGACGAGGTGGACAAGAGCGGTGGATCAACAGTTGAAGAAAAGATAAACGGAATCGAACGAGGAGTTCTATGGGACTTTATCAAGGATGCGGACGCATACCACTGTGTAGGTGACCAGCGATATAAAAAGCCCTCCGAGCACGGAAGTTACGGCGGTATGGGAGGCTTTCGCAGCTACTCGATACCCGGCGGCCTCAACGGAGGTGACGCTAATTGGGTGTACAAACGCCTTTCCCAGATAAAGAAGCCCTCAAGTATTTACGCCTTTGTAGAAGAAGCAGAGCCCCGTGGATATAACTTGAATTGGTGGGCACTTCCCAGGACCGGTGACAAATGGACGGACCCTATTGCGATATGGCACAACGAAAAGAGCGCGCTTGGCTTTGTTGACGGCCATGCCGAAATGCACAACTGGAAAGATAAAACCACCCTCGAAATGGGTTGGAACCAGACCATACATAAATATGTCGATCCCGAAAAAGACGGCGAAATAGAGGACCTGCGATACATGCAGGAACATTACCCGTACAAGGGCTGA
- a CDS encoding alpha-L-fucosidase: MNDRLPNYRSLLIVVSSLMLFSMLAPAAPAAENDTADKYLNETPAEKAARLDWWTDARFGMFIHWGPVSLKGTEIGWSRGTQIPREEYDNLYKSFNPEKFSAQDWVSTAKAAGMKYIVLTTKHHDGFCLWDSHATDYDIMNTPFGRDVVAELAAECKKQGIRFCAYYSIADWYQPDYNTWNTHGGPGYELPAGQKPSMDRYFEYMKTQLAELVNNYGPIGLFWFDGEWEKPWTTEYGTALYKHCRSLQPDIIINNRVSKGRHGMAGTTKQTVHNPGDYDTPEQQIGGFNTERPWETCMTICRQWAWKPDDNMKSLKQCLQTLIYVVGGDGNFLFNVGPMPDGRIEPRQVDRLREMGDWLDKYGEGIYQAHGGPFKPGKWGASTHKDNSIYLYVMNWPTSSELALPPIPAKIENATLLTPGSDLAWSQSADRITLSLPDSQQDPVATIVELTLNTNTANLKPVDVPSLSVAHDKPAEASNVYKNQTAQYGPAKAFDDDDATRWATDAGTSSAWLAVDLQEPTKISKALIKEAYPGRVKKFQLQYKQGGTWQTFHQGTTLPAETEITFEPVNAQHIRLNILNAAEGPTIYEFQLMK, encoded by the coding sequence ATGAACGATCGCCTGCCGAATTATAGATCCCTCTTGATAGTTGTTTCTTCACTCATGCTGTTCTCGATGCTCGCCCCAGCAGCCCCAGCCGCAGAAAACGACACCGCAGACAAATACCTCAACGAAACCCCCGCCGAAAAAGCCGCCCGCCTCGACTGGTGGACCGACGCCCGCTTCGGTATGTTCATCCACTGGGGCCCCGTTTCGCTCAAGGGCACAGAGATCGGCTGGTCACGCGGCACACAGATCCCCCGTGAAGAATACGACAACCTCTACAAATCCTTCAACCCCGAAAAATTCTCCGCCCAAGACTGGGTCTCCACCGCCAAAGCCGCCGGCATGAAATACATCGTCCTCACCACCAAGCACCACGACGGCTTCTGCCTCTGGGACAGCCACGCCACCGACTACGACATCATGAACACACCGTTCGGCCGGGACGTCGTCGCCGAACTCGCCGCCGAATGCAAAAAGCAGGGCATCCGCTTCTGCGCGTACTACTCCATCGCCGACTGGTACCAGCCAGATTACAACACCTGGAACACCCACGGCGGCCCCGGTTACGAACTCCCCGCAGGCCAAAAACCCAGCATGGACCGCTACTTCGAATACATGAAGACCCAGCTCGCCGAGCTCGTAAACAACTACGGCCCCATAGGCCTGTTCTGGTTCGACGGCGAATGGGAAAAGCCCTGGACCACCGAATACGGCACCGCACTCTACAAACACTGCCGTTCCCTCCAGCCTGACATCATCATCAACAACCGCGTCTCAAAGGGTCGCCACGGCATGGCGGGCACCACCAAGCAGACCGTACACAACCCCGGCGACTACGATACACCCGAACAGCAGATCGGCGGCTTCAATACCGAACGCCCCTGGGAAACCTGCATGACCATCTGTCGTCAATGGGCATGGAAACCCGACGACAACATGAAATCTCTCAAGCAGTGCCTCCAGACGCTCATCTACGTAGTCGGCGGCGACGGCAACTTCCTCTTCAACGTAGGCCCAATGCCCGACGGCCGCATCGAACCCCGACAGGTCGACCGCCTCCGCGAAATGGGCGACTGGCTCGACAAGTACGGCGAGGGCATCTACCAAGCCCACGGCGGCCCGTTCAAGCCCGGCAAGTGGGGCGCCTCCACACACAAAGACAACAGCATATACCTCTACGTCATGAACTGGCCCACCAGCAGCGAACTCGCTCTCCCACCGATCCCCGCAAAAATAGAAAACGCAACCCTGCTCACCCCAGGCTCAGACCTAGCCTGGTCACAGTCCGCCGACCGGATCACACTCTCGCTCCCAGATTCTCAGCAGGACCCCGTCGCAACCATCGTCGAACTGACCTTGAATACAAACACCGCGAACCTCAAACCTGTAGACGTTCCATCCCTTTCCGTCGCACACGATAAACCCGCAGAAGCTTCCAATGTTTACAAAAATCAGACAGCCCAATACGGCCCAGCCAAAGCATTCGACGATGACGACGCCACCCGCTGGGCGACCGACGCAGGCACATCATCCGCATGGCTCGCAGTCGATCTGCAAGAACCGACGAAGATCAGCAAGGCCCTTATAAAGGAAGCCTACCCCGGCCGAGTCAAAAAATTCCAACTGCAATACAAGCAGGGCGGCACCTGGCAAACCTTCCACCAGGGCACAACCCTTCCCGCTGAAACCGAGATCACCTTCGAACCCGTAAACGCCCAGCACATACGCCTCAACATACTCAACGCAGCCGAGGGCCCGACCATCTACGAATTCCAACTGATGAAATAA
- a CDS encoding sulfatase-like hydrolase/transferase has protein sequence MIGTASMDRRRFIKTAGLTLTSALVSTKIAPLHAKETAPASKPNIVFILADDMGYGDLACQNPKSKIPTPNLDRLAAQGIRFTNSHSPSAVCTPTRYSILTGRYCWRSRLKKSVLWQWDKPLIEPDRLTVGDMLKQKGYHTACIGKWHLGWDWPTKDNKPLNNRDTGETVDFTKPVANGPTTRGFDYYFGDDVPNFAPYCFIENDRTVGIPDKLKPRKMFGAHGVMLEGWKLENVMPTITDRAAEYVTDRAKQSDPFFLYFSLTAPHTPIAPAEEFIGKSDAHRYGDYVYQVDHSVGQVLDALDKAGIADNTIVIFTSDNGSPARDGRNYSGPTRSVLKYGHDPSRPWRGIKADIWEGGHRVPFVARWPKHFPAGKTSDELISHVDFMATMTAVLNIDLPNSAAPDSYNILPALQGKAQAKPIREALVHHSIQGLFAIRQGKWKFVDGLGAGGFSGPIRKPKPGESPGRLYDMHADPQEKNNLYDQHPEVVKQLKALLEKYKKDDRSVPHRTA, from the coding sequence ATGATTGGTACCGCAAGCATGGACCGCAGAAGATTCATAAAAACAGCAGGCCTAACCCTGACCTCGGCGTTAGTCTCAACGAAGATCGCACCACTGCACGCCAAAGAAACCGCACCCGCCTCAAAACCAAACATCGTCTTCATCCTTGCCGACGACATGGGCTACGGCGACCTCGCCTGCCAGAACCCCAAATCAAAGATCCCAACCCCCAACCTCGACCGCCTCGCCGCCCAGGGCATCCGTTTTACCAATTCGCATTCACCCAGCGCGGTCTGCACACCCACCCGCTACAGCATACTCACCGGCCGATACTGCTGGCGATCACGCCTCAAGAAAAGCGTCCTCTGGCAATGGGACAAACCCCTCATCGAACCCGACCGCCTCACTGTAGGCGACATGCTAAAACAAAAAGGCTACCACACCGCATGCATCGGCAAGTGGCACCTCGGCTGGGACTGGCCAACAAAAGACAATAAGCCCCTCAACAACCGCGATACCGGCGAAACCGTCGACTTCACCAAACCAGTCGCAAACGGCCCGACAACCCGCGGCTTCGACTACTACTTCGGCGACGACGTTCCCAACTTCGCACCATACTGCTTCATTGAAAACGACCGCACCGTCGGCATTCCCGACAAACTCAAACCCCGTAAAATGTTCGGCGCTCACGGCGTAATGCTCGAAGGCTGGAAACTCGAAAACGTCATGCCGACCATCACCGACCGCGCCGCAGAATACGTCACCGACCGAGCAAAACAGTCCGACCCCTTCTTCCTGTACTTCTCCCTCACCGCGCCGCATACACCGATCGCACCCGCAGAAGAGTTCATCGGCAAAAGCGACGCCCACCGCTACGGCGACTACGTCTATCAGGTCGACCACTCCGTGGGCCAGGTCCTCGACGCCCTCGACAAAGCAGGCATCGCAGACAACACCATCGTCATCTTCACCTCCGACAACGGCTCACCCGCCCGCGACGGCAGAAACTACTCCGGCCCCACCCGCTCCGTCCTCAAGTACGGCCACGACCCCTCCCGCCCCTGGCGCGGCATCAAAGCAGACATATGGGAAGGCGGCCACCGCGTCCCGTTTGTCGCCCGCTGGCCCAAACATTTCCCCGCAGGCAAAACCTCCGACGAGCTTATCTCCCACGTCGACTTCATGGCAACCATGACCGCCGTCCTGAACATCGACCTGCCCAACTCCGCCGCCCCCGACAGCTATAATATCCTCCCTGCACTGCAAGGCAAGGCTCAAGCAAAGCCCATCCGCGAGGCCCTCGTCCACCATTCCATCCAGGGCCTGTTCGCCATCCGTCAGGGCAAGTGGAAATTCGTCGACGGCCTCGGCGCAGGCGGCTTCTCCGGCCCGATCAGAAAACCAAAACCCGGCGAATCCCCCGGCCGGCTCTACGACATGCATGCCGATCCGCAGGAGAAAAACAACCTCTACGACCAGCACCCCGAAGTCGTAAAGCAACTGAAAGCACTGCTCGAAAAGTATAAAAAGGATGACCGAAGCGTACCGCATCGAACGGCCTGA
- a CDS encoding discoidin domain-containing protein: MVSRVLALVLCAVCGAVVAAESSASREIINFNHGWEFVRLNDKPRPIDAKFLVPREQMEIVSVSSEETEGENAGAVNAIDGNEGTFWHSKWQGQAAEYPHEMVIDLGGVFELQGLTYLARQSGSNGMIGRFEVYASMEPVEWGKAVASGRFRDEKRLQVISFAEPVEAEYVKLVALDAIHGEDFASVAELGFLRVNLAEKGADWESQFSVLHVSEDDLEGDEDESSVGDELGAVADKEWEKVSLPHTAYVEPLVVNNQWQGICFYRKTFDVGEELAGRKIFVEFEGAMELADVWVNGEHLMQHAGGYLPFTVDLTDVVEYGEENEMLVRLDNNDHPTIPPGKPLSGVDFSYYHGIYRDVRMVVTNEVYITDAVSANEIAGGGVFVQYENVSEKAATVKVKTHVRNDSINMRDVVIEQVLRDAEGAVVLRDKSEAVKVTAGGNEHIQQSFVVDDPKLWSPDSPNLYRMVTKVTAGGEVIDSVRTRIGIRWFEFTREGGCKINGEPVYLLGTNRHQEHPYIGNALSNNAQWRDVWRIRNAGYNTLRLGHYPQDPAVLEACDELGMIVIEPIPGWQFFNNNETFVKRVYRDVRDMIRRDRNHACVALWEVVLNESHAPHFVERNAYEIAHEEMPGEQCFACGDPYGAKCWDVSYNQWREDITRPQDAQPDVPGFIREYGDYEFGGHYSTTRQYRGDGEKALLQSAWNFQWSLNRYKAQYPWTVGCATWLMFDHNRGGSENIEGSGTSDIFRLPKFTYYFFQSQRDPDVDLPDGIESGPMVEIANYWTKRKSPTKVVVYSNCDEVALLVNGERVARQRPDDGPSTEYGPRYEGGRPFDGGNCENLESPPFTFSGVDYEPGTLKAVGYIDGEAAANDAVVTAGEPAGLRIEFGTCGKELAADGADVIFVYATVVDGEGNPNYLADNGVTFEVDGPGRIFGPSVVDAEAGVATVLLQATREPGEIIVTAEADGLEAAAATIRSR, from the coding sequence ATGGTCAGTAGAGTCTTAGCGTTAGTATTGTGTGCTGTCTGCGGTGCGGTTGTGGCCGCTGAGAGTTCGGCCAGCAGGGAAATTATCAATTTCAATCACGGGTGGGAATTCGTCAGGCTGAATGACAAACCAAGGCCCATCGATGCGAAATTCCTCGTGCCGCGGGAGCAGATGGAGATCGTTTCGGTTTCGAGCGAGGAAACCGAAGGTGAAAACGCCGGGGCAGTGAATGCGATCGACGGAAACGAGGGAACGTTCTGGCACTCGAAATGGCAGGGGCAGGCAGCAGAATATCCCCACGAAATGGTGATCGACCTGGGCGGTGTTTTCGAACTGCAGGGTTTGACATATCTTGCGAGGCAGAGCGGATCGAACGGCATGATAGGTCGGTTTGAGGTTTATGCTTCCATGGAGCCCGTCGAGTGGGGAAAGGCGGTCGCAAGCGGGCGGTTCAGGGATGAGAAGCGGCTGCAGGTGATCAGTTTTGCTGAGCCGGTGGAGGCGGAATATGTCAAGTTGGTTGCGCTGGATGCGATACATGGTGAGGATTTTGCTTCGGTCGCGGAGCTGGGGTTTCTGCGGGTGAACCTTGCGGAAAAGGGAGCGGACTGGGAATCGCAGTTTTCGGTTCTGCACGTGAGCGAGGATGATTTAGAAGGCGACGAGGATGAGAGTTCAGTGGGGGATGAGCTGGGTGCGGTTGCGGATAAGGAATGGGAAAAGGTTTCGCTGCCGCACACCGCGTATGTCGAGCCGCTGGTGGTGAACAATCAGTGGCAGGGAATATGTTTTTACCGCAAGACGTTCGATGTGGGCGAAGAGCTGGCGGGCCGCAAAATTTTCGTGGAGTTCGAGGGCGCGATGGAGCTGGCGGACGTTTGGGTGAACGGTGAGCATTTGATGCAGCATGCTGGGGGGTATCTGCCGTTTACTGTCGACCTGACGGATGTAGTCGAGTACGGCGAGGAGAACGAGATGCTGGTTCGGCTGGACAACAATGATCATCCGACGATACCGCCGGGCAAGCCCTTGTCGGGAGTGGACTTTTCGTATTATCACGGAATATACCGCGATGTTCGGATGGTGGTGACGAATGAGGTTTATATTACCGATGCGGTTTCAGCGAATGAGATCGCGGGCGGGGGCGTGTTCGTACAGTATGAAAATGTGAGCGAGAAGGCAGCGACGGTGAAGGTCAAGACGCATGTGCGGAACGACTCGATTAACATGCGCGATGTGGTTATCGAACAGGTGCTGCGGGATGCGGAGGGCGCGGTTGTGTTGCGGGATAAGTCCGAGGCAGTGAAAGTCACCGCAGGCGGAAACGAGCATATCCAGCAGTCGTTTGTGGTCGATGATCCGAAGCTGTGGTCGCCGGATTCGCCGAACCTGTACCGGATGGTGACGAAGGTTACGGCTGGGGGTGAGGTGATCGATTCGGTGCGGACGCGGATCGGGATACGGTGGTTTGAGTTTACTCGTGAAGGCGGGTGCAAGATCAATGGTGAGCCCGTTTATCTGCTGGGGACGAATCGGCACCAGGAGCATCCGTACATCGGCAATGCATTGTCGAACAATGCGCAGTGGCGGGATGTATGGCGGATACGTAACGCGGGGTACAACACTTTGCGGCTTGGGCATTATCCGCAGGACCCGGCAGTGCTGGAGGCGTGCGATGAGCTCGGCATGATAGTTATCGAGCCGATACCGGGATGGCAGTTCTTCAACAATAACGAAACGTTCGTGAAGCGTGTTTACCGGGATGTGCGGGACATGATCCGGCGGGACAGGAACCATGCGTGTGTTGCGTTGTGGGAGGTGGTGCTTAACGAATCGCATGCACCGCATTTTGTGGAGCGGAACGCCTATGAGATCGCGCATGAGGAGATGCCGGGCGAACAGTGTTTTGCGTGCGGCGATCCGTACGGGGCGAAATGCTGGGATGTTAGTTATAATCAGTGGAGGGAGGATATAACGCGGCCGCAGGATGCGCAGCCGGACGTGCCGGGGTTTATTCGTGAGTACGGTGATTACGAGTTCGGCGGGCATTATTCGACGACGCGGCAGTACCGCGGGGACGGTGAAAAGGCGCTGCTGCAGTCCGCGTGGAATTTTCAATGGTCACTGAATCGTTACAAGGCGCAGTATCCGTGGACGGTCGGATGTGCGACGTGGCTGATGTTTGACCATAATCGCGGGGGATCCGAAAACATCGAGGGCAGCGGGACGAGCGACATTTTCAGGCTTCCGAAGTTCACGTACTATTTCTTCCAGTCGCAGCGGGATCCGGACGTGGATCTGCCGGACGGTATTGAAAGCGGACCGATGGTTGAGATAGCGAATTACTGGACGAAGCGGAAGTCGCCGACGAAGGTTGTGGTGTATTCGAACTGTGACGAGGTCGCGCTGCTGGTGAACGGGGAGAGGGTTGCGAGGCAGCGGCCGGACGACGGGCCATCGACTGAGTACGGGCCGAGGTATGAAGGCGGCAGGCCTTTTGACGGGGGCAATTGCGAGAACCTGGAGAGTCCGCCGTTTACGTTTAGCGGGGTGGATTATGAGCCGGGGACGTTGAAGGCTGTCGGATATATTGACGGCGAAGCGGCTGCGAATGACGCTGTTGTGACGGCTGGTGAGCCGGCGGGGCTACGGATCGAGTTCGGCACATGCGGTAAGGAGCTGGCGGCGGATGGTGCGGACGTGATCTTCGTTTATGCTACGGTTGTGGACGGCGAGGGCAATCCGAATTATCTTGCGGATAATGGAGTTACGTTCGAGGTTGACGGGCCGGGCCGGATCTTTGGGCCGAGCGTGGTCGATGCCGAGGCGGGGGTCGCGACGGTGCTGCTGCAGGCGACGCGTGAGCCGGGTGAGATCATCGTGACGGCAGAGGCGGACGGGTTGGAGGCTGCGGCTGCGACGATACGAAGTCGGTGA
- a CDS encoding MauE/DoxX family redox-associated membrane protein, which yields MKIMNRIVMTAAGLFLIVAGLMKAHQIMNEPIISDGFWESWLFFVIQVPLEIGLGIWMVSGLFRKAAWLLGTLSFFGFIFVTAWKWYTGAASCGCFGQVHVDPKITLFAIDIPLFLLLAIFRPKGEKLLPPPWPHPLHCLIVAVPACLFLGAIVPVMWHNKVEPVTPDNVGEFTIPADTTEDSGDGTPGENLDNMIENADSAGQQDDSGDDDVGDNVDSSGADAADQQGGSEENAGGDAADQQGDSGGDSGGEQGDTGDNSGSDEADPQDPDGSQDEPEGQNQPIEGQNGADKSGQNEQKVGEEQGKDIQNEDKTGQKEIANGDTEGDNAQADESGQEAQEEAEKGGETDQSVLENTGENAQEIADPDEQETAGQQEVDAAGSESGSGDDEADQQSKTRKVWGTYRYIPEAKKLVDGMSIMFFYHHDCPDCRQDVPNFSEQAEQMGLIGQLNFAFVALPPYKEEESPVPDETKWLRTKLEQPEKGKWTIGSPWVVITLDGQKIKEWKYTEWQDGEGPSFDDVIEAAFSGETEESSDDEKTDVEQYIDETPEKPQQTD from the coding sequence ATGAAAATAATGAACCGCATCGTAATGACCGCTGCAGGTCTTTTCCTCATAGTCGCCGGTCTGATGAAGGCCCACCAGATCATGAACGAGCCCATAATTTCCGACGGATTCTGGGAATCGTGGCTGTTTTTCGTGATCCAGGTTCCATTGGAGATCGGTCTGGGCATCTGGATGGTTTCGGGCCTTTTCCGCAAGGCTGCCTGGTTGCTCGGTACGCTGTCATTTTTTGGTTTCATATTCGTCACCGCCTGGAAATGGTACACCGGCGCGGCTTCGTGCGGATGCTTTGGGCAGGTCCACGTTGACCCCAAAATCACGCTTTTTGCTATTGACATCCCGCTTTTTCTGCTTTTGGCGATCTTCAGGCCGAAGGGTGAGAAGCTTCTGCCGCCGCCATGGCCGCACCCGCTGCACTGCCTGATCGTAGCGGTGCCGGCATGTCTGTTTCTCGGCGCTATCGTACCTGTCATGTGGCACAACAAAGTGGAACCGGTAACTCCGGATAATGTCGGCGAATTTACGATACCTGCGGACACCACGGAGGATTCTGGGGACGGGACGCCGGGTGAAAACCTTGATAATATGATCGAAAACGCGGATTCTGCAGGACAGCAGGACGATTCGGGCGACGATGATGTAGGCGATAACGTGGACAGTTCGGGTGCCGACGCAGCCGATCAGCAGGGCGGTTCTGAGGAAAATGCAGGTGGAGATGCCGCCGATCAGCAGGGTGATTCCGGGGGTGATTCAGGTGGTGAGCAGGGTGATACCGGCGATAATTCCGGCAGTGATGAGGCTGATCCACAGGATCCGGACGGCAGTCAGGACGAGCCTGAGGGTCAAAATCAGCCGATCGAGGGGCAAAATGGGGCCGACAAAAGTGGGCAAAACGAGCAAAAAGTGGGTGAAGAACAAGGAAAAGACATACAAAACGAGGACAAAACCGGGCAAAAAGAAATTGCTAATGGCGATACAGAAGGTGACAATGCACAGGCAGACGAGTCCGGTCAGGAGGCTCAAGAGGAGGCAGAAAAGGGCGGAGAAACCGACCAGTCGGTACTGGAAAATACCGGGGAAAATGCGCAGGAAATTGCCGACCCTGATGAGCAGGAAACAGCGGGTCAGCAGGAAGTGGATGCCGCAGGGTCCGAATCTGGGTCGGGTGATGACGAGGCCGACCAGCAGAGCAAAACAAGAAAAGTCTGGGGAACATACCGATATATTCCCGAGGCCAAAAAGCTTGTAGACGGAATGTCGATCATGTTCTTCTACCATCACGACTGCCCGGACTGCCGGCAGGACGTACCGAACTTCAGCGAACAAGCAGAGCAAATGGGCCTGATAGGCCAGTTGAATTTCGCATTTGTCGCGCTGCCTCCATATAAAGAGGAAGAATCTCCCGTTCCGGATGAAACCAAATGGCTGAGAACCAAACTTGAACAGCCTGAAAAGGGCAAGTGGACCATCGGCAGTCCGTGGGTAGTGATAACACTCGACGGCCAGAAGATCAAAGAGTGGAAATACACCGAATGGCAGGACGGCGAGGGTCCGTCATTTGATGACGTGATCGAAGCAGCGTTCTCGGGCGAAACTGAAGAATCCAGCGACGATGAAAAGACCGACGTAGAGCAGTACATAGACGAAACCCCGGAAAAGCCGCAGCAGACCGACTGA
- a CDS encoding tetratricopeptide repeat protein, with protein sequence MSDKMTAKKPSDDLTDKGLLLRAMRFCDPISIWECGAILDFRERYDSAKKCFKRILSLPFRDVLSCSDLKRDEVHGIKNDSRLRISQCCLNMSQYDEALKWMNQHIRFREQKYPSAYTDDEAKNILLQIETELESYEASQKLSELIAKEKWDAAEDLIKRELEREPDCAWWYSQLSSVLYEMHKYQQALEYSEMACEIAPCDPLYLWHYAGALNMLGRNREAIKIYKKILAMGPLKVGSIHTSEGIRWAKSLLNDCRYRVGLCYSDLRRKGLAKRWLKSHIENRSPGIPSIYKKSEVIAKLNSLDNAKCNTNK encoded by the coding sequence GTGAGCGATAAAATGACAGCAAAGAAACCTTCAGACGATTTAACAGATAAAGGCTTATTGCTCAGGGCCATGAGATTTTGTGATCCGATTTCCATTTGGGAGTGCGGAGCCATTCTGGATTTTAGGGAGAGGTATGACTCTGCTAAAAAGTGCTTCAAACGAATTCTATCCTTGCCTTTTAGGGATGTTCTTTCATGTTCAGACCTTAAAAGAGATGAGGTACATGGGATCAAGAACGATTCCAGATTACGCATTAGTCAATGCTGTTTAAATATGAGTCAGTACGATGAAGCACTTAAATGGATGAATCAGCATATAAGATTTCGAGAACAAAAATATCCCTCCGCCTACACAGATGATGAAGCAAAAAATATACTACTCCAAATAGAGACTGAACTAGAGTCTTACGAGGCTTCACAAAAACTGTCGGAATTGATTGCTAAAGAGAAATGGGACGCTGCGGAAGATCTGATAAAGCGAGAGTTGGAACGAGAGCCGGATTGTGCTTGGTGGTATTCTCAGCTTTCTAGCGTGCTTTACGAGATGCATAAATACCAGCAGGCACTCGAGTACAGTGAAATGGCTTGTGAAATTGCGCCTTGCGATCCCTTGTATCTTTGGCACTACGCAGGGGCACTTAATATGTTGGGAAGAAATAGGGAAGCAATAAAGATATATAAAAAAATATTGGCTATGGGGCCTTTAAAAGTTGGCAGTATACATACATCTGAAGGAATACGCTGGGCCAAGTCTTTACTAAATGACTGCAGATACCGAGTAGGCTTGTGCTATAGCGATCTTAGAAGAAAAGGACTTGCAAAAAGGTGGTTAAAGTCTCATATTGAAAATCGGTCACCAGGTATCCCTAGCATATACAAAAAATCTGAGGTGATTGCTAAGCTGAATAGTTTGGATAATGCAAAATGCAATACCAACAAATAG
- a CDS encoding polymorphic toxin-type HINT domain-containing protein → METTAEHPFFVKGRGWYKAGEFKAGDLLCDVAGRAVTLDKIEVVKTTTTVYNLEVADAHTYFVSDAQLLVHNKPMGVAGLT, encoded by the coding sequence ATCGAGACCACGGCCGAGCATCCGTTCTTTGTCAAGGGCAGGGGCTGGTACAAGGCCGGCGAGTTCAAGGCAGGCGATCTGCTCTGCGACGTCGCAGGCCGAGCCGTCACGCTCGACAAGATAGAAGTTGTCAAAACTACGACCACCGTTTACAATCTTGAAGTAGCCGACGCACACACATACTTCGTCTCAGACGCCCAACTGCTGGTGCATAACAAACCGATGGGCGTTGCCGGTCTTACTTGA